In the Flavobacterium sp. 90 genome, TTTCCAACTAAAAGAAGTAATATGGGAGCTGGTTTTTTAAATGTTTATGAATTAAGATGGGAAGGTCAAAAGAAACCTGTTACGCTTTATTTGAATATTTATGAGAAAGGAATTGTAATGGTTCCGATGGGATTAGGTTTGAAAAAGGATTAGTTTTTTTATTACAATATAAAAATATTTTTAATGTTATATAGCTTGCAATCTAGTGCTAGCGCGAGCGTCCCGCTCGTGCCCGCAAGCTAAATAAAACTGATGAGTAATAAATACAAATTTAAAGAAACTAATGGTGCTTATTTTATAAGTTTTGCTACGATAAATTGGATAGATGTATTTACTAGAGATGAATATTTTTGGATTGTAATTGAATCCTTAGATTTTTGTAGAAAAAACAAATCAATGGAAATTTATGGATATTGTATTATGTCTAATCATATTCATTTAATTTTTCGTTTCGGAAATGGAGACCCATCTGGTTTAATGAGAGATTTCAAAGGGTTTACTTCAAAAAAACTTCTCAAGGCAATTATAGAAAATCCTCAAGAAAGCAGAAAAGAATGGATGCTTTGGATGATGCAGCGTGCAGGAAAAAAGAATAGCAATGTAAAAAATCTACAATTTTGGCAACAA is a window encoding:
- a CDS encoding transposase — encoded protein: MSNKYKFKETNGAYFISFATINWIDVFTRDEYFWIVIESLDFCRKNKSMEIYGYCIMSNHIHLIFRFGNGDPSGLMRDFKGFTSKKLLKAIIENPQESRKEWMLWMMQRAGKKNSNVKNLQFWQQDNHPIEIWSLTVFEQKLKYIHQNPVKSGFVIDAVDWKYSSARNYSNNDHTILEIHLN